The Streptomyces sp. NBC_00236 DNA window GTCCCGTTGCTCCGGGGTTCCGTCGGCGATCACGTCGGCCAGCGGCACACCGCCGATCCATTCGGTGACCAGCACCTGATCGGCCTGGTGGACCACCCCGGGGACCACGACGTCGGGGTCGCCCGCGAATTCCTCGGCGTGTTCCCGCTGCGACTGCGCCTCCTGTTCGTAGTCCAGTTCCTCCGACACCCGGTCCCGCAGCTCCGTGATGAGCGGCTTGATGTCCATGCCGGGAACCAGCGGGCCGAGCAGCCGGGCGAACCGGCTGAGTTGGGTGAGGTCCGAGAGCAGTGCCTCGCCCGCGCCCGGGTACTGCACCTTCACGGCGACATCCCGGCCGTCGTGCCACACCGCGCGGTGTACCTGCCCGATCGAGGCGGCCGCCGACGGCTTGTCCTCGAACTCCAGGAACAGCTCACGCCAGTCCTCGCCGAGCCGCTCCGCCAGCACCGCGTGGACCGTGGCGATCGGCAGGGGAGGGGCGGCCTCCTGGAGTTTCGTCAGGGCCGCACGGTAGGGACCTGCGACCTCTTCCGGGAGAGCGGACTCGAAGACGGACAGGGCCTGCCCGAGCTTCATGGCCCCGCCCTTCAGCTCGCCCAGCACCTTGAAGAGCTGGTCGGCGGTGCGCTGCTGCACTTCGCGGGCCACCAGTTCCGCGGACTTTCCGCCGATGCGCTTTCCCAGCCCCCACGTGGCACGGCCGGCGAACCCCAAAGGCAGCGCGGCCAGCTTGGCGGTTCGGGTGACCGCCTTCCGGGGAAGATCAGACATATGCCCCTCCAAATCCCAGACTGCCGCGCTGCGTGCGGCGGTTACCCGGCCATTGTGTCGTGCGCCGTGCCGGCCCCGGAGGTGCGCACCCCCTCAGTGTGCCCACCCGCTCCGCAGGAACAGCCGACGTGTGCCCCGATCTGCTCCGACCGCCAGTCCAACAGCGGCAGTGCCGCCTCCCAGCGAGCCCCGGTACTGGCCGGCAGTTCGCCGTCGAGGAACGCCAGCGCGTGGGACGCCGCAAGTCCCGCCACCGCTGTCGCCAGGCCCAGATCGCAGGCCTGCACGGCGGTGCGCCGCCCGGACTGCCACTGAGCCAGCATGCGCGGCCACTGCTGATCCCGGTCGCGCCGGTTCAGATCGAGGCAACCCGCACAGGCCGTGCCTCCCGGCAGCACCAGCGGACCGACGAACCCGGTGGCCTCGATGACCCCGGCATAGAGATGGGGTGTGCCCGAGGTGATCCACGGCTCGGCGGTGCGCGGATCGGGCACGTAGCCGGTCAGCCCGTCGCGAGGGGCGACGACGATCAAGGACAGGCCGGGCTCTCCGCCGGCACGTCCGGCCGCCGGCTGCACGCTCCGGGGCGAGGGGCCGGGGGAGGAGCGGCGGACCAACTGCCGCGCCGCCGAGTCCCGGCGCTCCCCGACCGCCGAGGCCGGCAGGCCCCCGGGCGCCACGTCGCACGGTTCGGCGCATCCGCCGTCCAGGACCTCGACCCGGCCCACCCCCGATCCGGAAAGCACCGCCGCGATCGCCGCTCCGACCCGGCCGGCTCCTCTCACCTGGACACGCATGGAGCGGCGGGCCGCCAGCCGCCGCAGCCCTCCGCCCGGTTCGGAATGGACGACGGAGAGTGACGCCAGGTCGGGCCGGTGACGTTCCAGTACGTCCGCCCGGCTCCGTAGCGCGTCGGCTTCCGGGCCGCCCGCCCGGATGTCGTCGACAAGCCCCGCGTCCATCAACCGCGCCACGAGTGTGTCCACTTGATGGTCCTTCAGGTCCAGCGCCCTGGCCTCTGCGCGTAGCAGGGACATCCCGCGCGTCCCGTCGAGCAGTTCCAGGAAACAGCCCGTCGCAATATCCATCGGGCCGACCTTGACCGCATGTGCGGGCGTCACACCGAATTGCACAGTGCCGCTGCCGCGCCATGCGCGGCGCAGTGCGGGCTTCAACATCGGATGCACGGCTTCCCCCGGTCTGTGTGGCTGCGTGAGATCCATTGCCAGAATGAGGCGCGCCGCGGAACCGTGCGAAAAGTTATCCACAGGCGGGGGGTATTAGTCGTTCAAATGGTGCAAGCCATGGGGCGGATCATGTGTGAACCGTCCCGGAGGCGGGACTTCCCCCACTGACAGCGGGTAACGTCGTGGCGTGCCCGCCGACCCGTCACCCGGCTTCGCCGGGGAGACTTCCGCGCGCGGCGCCGGAACCCACCGGCGCAGTGCGGCCGACCATCCGCCCCGTGCCTCGGCGACGAGCGCGGTCGAGGTCCGCAGGAGCAACCGTCGTAGCAGAACGGTCTCCGCGTACCGGGAGGGCGACCGGACCATCGTGCTGATTCCCGCCCGGATGTCCGAGGCCGAGGAGCAGCGCTGGGTGAGCGTCATGCTCGACAAGCTCGCCGCCCAGGAGAACAAACGGATCCTCGGCGACAGCGAGCTCGCGGAGCGGGCGGAGCGGCTGTCCGCCCAGTATTTCGAGGGCAGGGCCCGGCCCCTCTCGGTCCGGTGGGTGACCAACCAGAACACCCGTTGGGGGTCGTGCACCCCGGCCGAGGGCAGTATCCGGCTCTCGCACCGTCTGCAGGGCATGCCGGAGTACGTCGTCGACTACGTGCTCGTCCACGAGCTGGCCCATCTCCTCGTGCCCGGGCACGGACCGCGGTTCTGGCGGCTCCTCGACGCCTACCCCCGTACCGAGCGGGCCCGGGGTTATCTCGAGGGCGTGGTGGCTGCCGACCGGCTGCCGCACCTGCCTGCCGCACGCGGTGAGTGACGCCTGCCGTATGTGGTCGGCGACGTCGGCCGCATGCGGTGAGTGACGTTCGCGATTTTGTACCGGGTCTGTACCGGCTTGGCCCAATGCCTGAGTTTGCGGTTAGCCTGACGCGACGCATTCACCTTCCGGATGGGGGACGGTCGTTACGCATGGCCAGGGAATTCCAACGCGGCCACAAGGCCAAGATCAGCGATCTCACGCCGGGGACGGACCTGTACGTAGGTGTGCAGATCGCCGGCCCGGGACTGACCTTTGACATCAGCTGCTTCGGCCTCGATGCCAATGAGCAGCTCTCCGACGACCGTTATTTCATCTTCTTCAATCAGCCGAAATCGCCCGAGGAGTCCATTCAGCTCCTCGGCGCGCAGGCCGGTGACACGGAGTCGTTCCGCGTCACTCTGGACCGCATTCCGGCGAACATCCACAAGCTGTCCTTCACCGCCACGCTGGATGGTGCCGGACAGATGTCGCAGGTCGGTCCGGGGTACATCCGGATCGTCGCGGGTGGCGAGGAAGTCGTCAGGTACGCATTCACGGGCTCGGAGTTCACCACCGAGCGCGCGGTGATGCTGGGTGACTTCTACCTCAAGGACGTCTGGCGATTCGCCGCCGTCGGCCAGGGCTTCGACGGCGGGCTCGACGCGCTGCTGAAGAACTTCGGCGGCGAGGTCGCCGAGGAGGCCCCCGCCGCCCCCCAGCCGCAGTCCGCAGCCCCGTCGTTCGCCCCGCCCGCACAGGCGTCGGCCCCCGCACCGTCCTTCGGTGCCCCGGCCGCACCGCAGGCCCCGCAGCCTGCGCCGTCCTTCGGCGCACCGGCGGCGCAGGCGCCTGCTCCGACGCCGCAGCAGCAGATGCACGCCGCGCCGACCATAGCGGCGCCGCTGGCTCGGCAGGGCGGCAGTGTGCCGCCGCCCGCCCCCGCACCTTACGGCCAGCCGGGGCAGCCTCCCCAGCAGCCGCAGTTCGGGCAGGTCCCGCCGCAGGCCCCCGCGCCGTTCGGGCAGCCGGCCCCCGCGCCCTACGG harbors:
- a CDS encoding ABC1 kinase family protein, whose translation is MSDLPRKAVTRTAKLAALPLGFAGRATWGLGKRIGGKSAELVAREVQQRTADQLFKVLGELKGGAMKLGQALSVFESALPEEVAGPYRAALTKLQEAAPPLPIATVHAVLAERLGEDWRELFLEFEDKPSAAASIGQVHRAVWHDGRDVAVKVQYPGAGEALLSDLTQLSRFARLLGPLVPGMDIKPLITELRDRVSEELDYEQEAQSQREHAEEFAGDPDVVVPGVVHQADQVLVTEWIGGVPLADVIADGTPEQRDRAGQLLARFLFSGPARTGLLHADPHPGNFRLLPAEPAFAADGEAGQDDGAAAAGTDRWRLGVLDFGTVDRLPGGLPQTIGDSLRLTLQGDADSVYELLREEGFVKDSIDLAPDAVLDYLLPIIEPAEVDEFTFSRSWMRNQAARIADPRSPAHQLGKQLNLPPAYLLIHRVTLSTIGVLCQLGATVRLREELESWLPGFLPVEGEEQESPTEEASPEDGPTVCEVTAEDEALDGAVAPADMTKAPASPA
- a CDS encoding ThiF family adenylyltransferase — encoded protein: MHPMLKPALRRAWRGSGTVQFGVTPAHAVKVGPMDIATGCFLELLDGTRGMSLLRAEARALDLKDHQVDTLVARLMDAGLVDDIRAGGPEADALRSRADVLERHRPDLASLSVVHSEPGGGLRRLAARRSMRVQVRGAGRVGAAIAAVLSGSGVGRVEVLDGGCAEPCDVAPGGLPASAVGERRDSAARQLVRRSSPGPSPRSVQPAAGRAGGEPGLSLIVVAPRDGLTGYVPDPRTAEPWITSGTPHLYAGVIEATGFVGPLVLPGGTACAGCLDLNRRDRDQQWPRMLAQWQSGRRTAVQACDLGLATAVAGLAASHALAFLDGELPASTGARWEAALPLLDWRSEQIGAHVGCSCGAGGHTEGVRTSGAGTAHDTMAG
- a CDS encoding M48 metallopeptidase family protein encodes the protein MPADPSPGFAGETSARGAGTHRRSAADHPPRASATSAVEVRRSNRRSRTVSAYREGDRTIVLIPARMSEAEEQRWVSVMLDKLAAQENKRILGDSELAERAERLSAQYFEGRARPLSVRWVTNQNTRWGSCTPAEGSIRLSHRLQGMPEYVVDYVLVHELAHLLVPGHGPRFWRLLDAYPRTERARGYLEGVVAADRLPHLPAARGE
- a CDS encoding TerD family protein is translated as MAREFQRGHKAKISDLTPGTDLYVGVQIAGPGLTFDISCFGLDANEQLSDDRYFIFFNQPKSPEESIQLLGAQAGDTESFRVTLDRIPANIHKLSFTATLDGAGQMSQVGPGYIRIVAGGEEVVRYAFTGSEFTTERAVMLGDFYLKDVWRFAAVGQGFDGGLDALLKNFGGEVAEEAPAAPQPQSAAPSFAPPAQASAPAPSFGAPAAPQAPQPAPSFGAPAAQAPAPTPQQQMHAAPTIAAPLARQGGSVPPPAPAPYGQPGQPPQQPQFGQVPPQAPAPFGQPAPAPYGQPAPAPYGQQPPGMPPGVPQGVPQGVPQAGAGLLAALQPYKETATGQRWTPQNQQLMRVDLTMGGTGVLARQGSMVMYQGKVDFGYKGAGFAGRMVGNATGQEMQLMRCTGRGQVFLAEEGSHLHAIELQGDGICVSAESVLAFDESLQYEVRRIEGHGIPGGALFTMQFQGTGTIVVKTHGVPVVLPVTPTTFADCNAVVAWSAASQVIISSQVRLRRNAYPGHSGETVNLQFRGAPGNFIVVQPYEV